TGCTCGCATGTGCTACATGTAAATTTAAGGAGAAGAGCAATAGGAATTGGACCATTCATACTATTGCGAGATGATTCAATAAATATACTTTTGCACCGGAGAGTTGGCAGAGTGGTCGATTGCGGTGGTCTTGAAAACCATTGTCCTTCACGGGACCGGGGGTTCGAATCCCTCACTCTCCGCCAAGAACAAGAACCCTCATCGGTGACGATGAGGGTTTTTTCATACCCCGAACCGAGCTCGCTCGGGTGAGAGGGAATGAAAAAACCCCAGCGAGCGAAGCTCGCAGAGGGTTGATGATCTTGAAGCCTCCCAACAGGGATGTCCGCAGGACAATCCCCTGACAGACAGGTCCGAGCCCGAACCGAGCTCACTCGGGTGAGAGGGAATGAAAAAACCCCAGCGAGCGCAGCTCGCAGAGGGTTGAAGATCTTGAAGCCTCCCCCAACAGGGATGTCCGCAGGACAATCCCTAAGTGGTTCCATCCCGAACCGAGCTCGCTCTGGTGAGAAGGGATGAAAAAACCCCAGCGAGTGCAGCTCGCAGAGGGTTGTTGGACTTGAAGCCTCTCCACTATTGGGAAGTCCGCAGGACAATCCAATCCCACCGTTCTGGTCAAAATCCGTAGTTCAGGAATGTGATCGTGATGTGGATCTGTATATGCTGAAAAGTGTAAATCAGACCGGATCGAGGAAAAAAGACGGAAGTCCTTGTGCAGGACATCCATTCATATCTCGAAATTCGACAACTCAATTCATTTCCATGCCTGCCAATAAATACGCCCTCATCCGATATCGGGTCATTGATGAATGCTTGACCAACCGATTCAGGCCTTACCCCACCAAGGAGGATTTGAGAAGAGCGTGCGAAGACGCTCTTTACGGGAGTCAGAACGAGCACATCAGTATCAGCACCATCGAGAAGGACATCTATGCCATGCGCTACGATACCGTTCTGGGATATGAGGCTCCCATCGAATTCCATAAAGGAGAGAAAGGATACTTCTATACCGATGAGGAATACACCATCAAGAAGGTGCCCATGGGAGAGGAAGAGATGGAAGCATTGCGCTTTGCATCCATGACGCTCTATCAGTTCCGGGAGATGCCCGTATTCCAGACCTTCGAGCAGCTCATCGGCAAGTTGCGGGAGCATGTCTCACTGGCCGATGATGAATTCGACAAGAGCTACATGGACCACATGCTCTTTGATGATGCTCACAGGAATCAAGGGGACCGACACATTCCGGATATCCTTCGAGCCATTCGAGAACATAGGCGCATCGGGTTTTCCTACAGTTTCCATGATCCGGATAAAGAGGAGAAGGACTATCTGATAGAACCCCTTCTGTTGAAACAATTCCGTACCAGCTGGTACGTCATCGGAACCGATACGGCAGTGGACCGCATCAAGACCTATGGCTTGGATCGTATCGATGGTCTGGCAGTGCTTGAGGAGCATTTCCAGGCACCCGATTTCGATGCCAAGGATTATTTCCAGCATACCTATGGCATCAGCCATCGTACTGCACATCCTCAAGAAGTGCTCATCAAGGTCGACCGATCGATCTCTGGATACCTGCTCTCGTCCCCATGGCATCCGAGTATGGAACGGATCTCAGAATCCCCCACCGGAGACATCCTCCGTATGGAGTTGGTGATCAATGTGGACTTGGAGAATGAACTGATGAATTGGCTGCCGAGTATACAGGTGCTCGAGCCGGTCGACCTGAAAGACCGTATCATAAAGCGCTGTGAAACAGCTATATATAGAAATTCTGAGACAGCGTAAATAGATTACGTACTGCGATTGCTGCTTTGCTCTTGTCTAATCCATAATACAAGAGCACCATGACACTTGCAGAAGCTAAAAGGCACATCGACTCCTTCTCACGCCCTCAGGGATTCAACACCTACTCATGGAGGGTGGTAAAAAAACTCGCACTGCGCGCTTGGGAGAGCCATCTTGAGGGACGAATGTTCGAAAGATCGGTCAATTTCATGTGCAGGGAATTTTATCTCATGATACAAGACCCTGAGGGTCAGTATATTATACCAAAAAGCAAAATTCATTCGCCTTTTGTGTGACTTTTTCGGATTTTTGCGTCTCTAAGACAGAATCAATTGCTCATCCGAGCAAGATTCTAGTTGAATAGTTGGTTGGTTTGGATACGGCTTTCGGGCCGTATCCTTTTTTTATGCCCTTCCACCCGATTTCAAAGCCATAGGATTATCCTATTATATGTCTTACATTTGCACCCCATTTTAAACAAGGGGCTTGAACGGGGTCCCCAATTGTACAACGCTCTCATTCTCACCCGTTCAGCAGAATGAGATACAAATTAGAATTGCCTGATGAATATGGCAGAAGAGAATCAGGATCTCAATCCTGAGCAAGAAGGACAAGATGTCCAACCAGAAAATGCTGAGAATCCTTCAGCAGAGACCACAGAGAACGATCCTATTGTAGAAGCTAAGCGTGAAGCGGCAGAGCCAGAGGCTGAAGTCGAGATCGCTGAACCTTCTGATGTAGAGGTATCTCACCCACAAGCACCTAGAAAAGCAGCTCCACCAGAAGATTTCGACTGGGATGTATTCGAGCATGGACAGAGTGCCTACGATGATTCCGAAGTCGCTAAACTGGACGAGATCTATGGGGATACCCTCAACTCGATCAATGAGCAGTCGGTCATGGAAGGTACCATCGTGGCCATGACCAAGAAAGAAGTAGTGGTGAACATCGGATATAAATCCGAAGGTGTGATCGCACTCAATGAGTTCCGTTATAACCCGGATCTGGCTGTTGGTGACAAGGTCGAAGTATATGTAGAAAGCGCAGAGGATAAGAACGGACAACTTGTTCTATCTCACCGTCTGGCCCGTCTACACAGTGCTTGGGACAGTGTCAACCAGGCCATGGAGAACAACGAGATCATCACCGGTTATGTCAAGTGCCGTACCAAAGGAGGACTGATTGCCGATGTATTCGGTATCGAGGCTTTCCTACCCGGTTCGCAGATCGATGTGAAGCCCATCCGTGACTACGATCAATATGTAGGTAAGAACATGGAATTCAAGGTGGTCAAGATCAACCAGGAGTATAAGAACGTGGTTGTATCGCACAAAGCCTTGATCGAAGCTGAGATCGAAGAGCAGAAGAAACAGATCATCGCAGGTCTGGAGAAAGGTCAAGTACTGGAAGGTACCGTCAAGAACATCACCAGCTACGGAGTATTCGTGGATCTGGGGGGTGTAGATGGACTGGTACACATCACCGATCTCTCATGGGGACGTATCAATCACCCGGAAGAGGTGGTAGAACTCGACCAGAAGATCAATGTGGTCATCTTGGACTTCGATGATGAGAAAAAACGTATCGCTCTGGGTATCAAACAACTTTCAGCACATCCATGGGATGGACTGGATGAGAACCTCAAAGTGGGCGATAAGGTCAAAGGAAAAGTCGTTGTCATTGCTGACTACGGTGCCTTCATCGAGATCCAACCGGGTATCGAAGGGCTTCTACACGTTTCTGAGATGAGCTGGTCACAGCACCTCAGAAGTGCTCAGGATTTCCTCAATGTAGGAGATGAGGTCGAATGCGAGATCCTCACCCTCGACAAAGAGGAGCGTAAGATGTCCTTGGGTATGAAGCAACTCATGGAAGATCCATGGAAGGATATCGAATCCAAGTATCCAGTGGACAGCAAGCATACCGCCAAAGTGAGGAACTTCACCCACTTCGGAGTATTCGTAGAGTTGGAAGAAGGTGTGGACGGACTCGTACACATTTCCGACCTGAGCTGGCAGAAGCGTATCAAGCACCCATCCGAGTTCTGTAATATCGGAGAAGAGATGGATGTGATCGTACTGGAAGTCGATGCTGAGAATCGCAGATTGAGCCTCGGACACAAGCAACTCGAGGAGAATCCATGGGAAGCATTCGAAGGAACCTTCGCAGAAGGTACCGTACATGATGGTACTGTACTCGCTATTGAAGGTAACTCGGCCAAGATCGCTCTACCATATGGTATGATCGGTTCATGTCCGAAGACCCACCTCAAGAAAGAGGACGGAACGAGTGCACGCACAGAAGAGAAGTTGCCATTCATGGTCTTGGAGTTCAACCGTAACGCCAGAAAGATCATGGTTTCTCACCTGAGGACCTTCGAAGAGGATCCACGCTCCAAGCGGGATCGTCAGGACGGAGAGCGCAGGAAAGAAGGCACACGTACTTCTAAAGCGATCAAGGACCTACAGAGTTCTCAAGAGAAATCCACTCTTGGAGATTTGGACGCCCTTGCTGCACTGAAAAAGAAAATGGAATCAGGCGAGTGATCGCTATTTCATGAACTCAATGGAACCTCCGGTCAGAAATGGTCGGAGGTTTTTTTATTGGAATAGGGGCTGACCGCTACCGAGATTACC
Above is a window of Flavobacteriales bacterium DNA encoding:
- the rpsA gene encoding 30S ribosomal protein S1, coding for MAEENQDLNPEQEGQDVQPENAENPSAETTENDPIVEAKREAAEPEAEVEIAEPSDVEVSHPQAPRKAAPPEDFDWDVFEHGQSAYDDSEVAKLDEIYGDTLNSINEQSVMEGTIVAMTKKEVVVNIGYKSEGVIALNEFRYNPDLAVGDKVEVYVESAEDKNGQLVLSHRLARLHSAWDSVNQAMENNEIITGYVKCRTKGGLIADVFGIEAFLPGSQIDVKPIRDYDQYVGKNMEFKVVKINQEYKNVVVSHKALIEAEIEEQKKQIIAGLEKGQVLEGTVKNITSYGVFVDLGGVDGLVHITDLSWGRINHPEEVVELDQKINVVILDFDDEKKRIALGIKQLSAHPWDGLDENLKVGDKVKGKVVVIADYGAFIEIQPGIEGLLHVSEMSWSQHLRSAQDFLNVGDEVECEILTLDKEERKMSLGMKQLMEDPWKDIESKYPVDSKHTAKVRNFTHFGVFVELEEGVDGLVHISDLSWQKRIKHPSEFCNIGEEMDVIVLEVDAENRRLSLGHKQLEENPWEAFEGTFAEGTVHDGTVLAIEGNSAKIALPYGMIGSCPKTHLKKEDGTSARTEEKLPFMVLEFNRNARKIMVSHLRTFEEDPRSKRDRQDGERRKEGTRTSKAIKDLQSSQEKSTLGDLDALAALKKKMESGE
- a CDS encoding WYL domain-containing protein; the protein is MPANKYALIRYRVIDECLTNRFRPYPTKEDLRRACEDALYGSQNEHISISTIEKDIYAMRYDTVLGYEAPIEFHKGEKGYFYTDEEYTIKKVPMGEEEMEALRFASMTLYQFREMPVFQTFEQLIGKLREHVSLADDEFDKSYMDHMLFDDAHRNQGDRHIPDILRAIREHRRIGFSYSFHDPDKEEKDYLIEPLLLKQFRTSWYVIGTDTAVDRIKTYGLDRIDGLAVLEEHFQAPDFDAKDYFQHTYGISHRTAHPQEVLIKVDRSISGYLLSSPWHPSMERISESPTGDILRMELVINVDLENELMNWLPSIQVLEPVDLKDRIIKRCETAIYRNSETA